In Stieleria varia, one genomic interval encodes:
- a CDS encoding SHD1 domain-containing protein: MRASVIVFILVVFLYVPQITFAREWVDSTGKFRVNAELVAVRGDNVVLERENGQIVSLPISRLCKADQDFLKQQAATKTPAKGTGSAPQTAPEPSDDQKLAGHALGILKTHCYRCHGEDGADEGGFDFVHDREKLVAAGYLLPKDAARSPLFDRMVSSDSPMPPKGESPRPSADEIDVVRAWIAEGATATSTMPTSEFVTNGLLYRLVSQDLMKLPSEDRGHARYFSTTHLYNLGVSDEELATYMTALAKLLNSLSWNRELAGLHPVSGQPHLFRIDLRDLKWSGKVWQQILDHYPHGLVDASRDALRVRMETSCEVPIVRADWFVASASRPPLYHTLAQIPSTDERLEALLRVDVDENIKAQKVVRLGFARSGVSQNNRLLERHESIFGAYWKSYDFAGNTDRKNLFDHPLGPGKISNSFEHDGGEIIFQLPNGLLAFMLTDAEGRRIDRGPIEIVSDPKQPDRRVVNGVSCMSCHYGGFIQKSDEIRRHVVANVSAYRNTDEILGLYPEDETAKQLIEKDTLGYLQALRSDQIGIDNPTRTGEPIVLIANRYQNELDLKQAAAEMGMGSHALLAELKRLNDTVVDRTFGALKIRGGVIKREIFDKAFLGLAERINLGQRAASTGNAIAKTDQRPLSPERTARPRSSNSTAPRTGNVPAAAQEALRAGIAAIGRGHWQAADDEFRIALRHSANNQVFQARVYEQAIQVYERGEALEPLLTAHQFLLDSCTNTAEIEQAKVNLFNSLFRFARKSSVSWLRQTNVTEIQWGTEPLPTSISNSLAAVFERQLQQTPHHEPALRVMLTYWTRVRNDQSKQFEILKLLDETLAKRDEKIGGMERFNYAHYHATSGDAAKGAELYSEIAREFGGRAAGDARVNEAQAWIRCNEVDKAATALSLAQRHFEGGEVGAAYSLEKIGDLFVSIDRQALAVGAFRAALRLEKSPIQIEKLQQKAAASLSGSSGPMASAGTGSMPADDLLDPRRVYRVKAQQSEQSAMQSPTSAVYQLIQAAESWVQAESPDDATRVLKKATSRLRVESNGGRDYEHKQIAQLYTLLDQPEEAVTHWAEAIKRCKSTHTIAEFQGYVDALLAKHPGMAVAEPLKGYIDPNYGFRMSATELEARPSGDSSSRATNLVQAAGKWSEAGDVQEVRRVGALAVTEIRKISSNSSHHPGERLYATLADSLQKVDLFNEAVYCYLGAIQLAKRDDDAVKYHQQMKRVCEENELSVPVIPQEFAQKLDPLNRYRVSAAEKEQKAKESSSESMQLHYWMQASNDWLKADERELASHAADQHLELLNRKGNVSDNTYRNLAEHYEKIGDDQRAIKTYERALEVSKSDYQKKSLQEKINALR; encoded by the coding sequence ATGCGTGCTTCTGTCATCGTTTTTATTTTGGTAGTTTTTCTATACGTTCCACAGATCACGTTTGCTCGCGAGTGGGTGGATTCGACGGGGAAGTTCCGGGTGAATGCTGAGCTTGTAGCCGTGCGGGGCGACAATGTCGTGTTAGAACGTGAAAATGGCCAAATCGTCAGCTTGCCGATTTCACGTTTATGCAAGGCTGACCAAGACTTTCTGAAGCAGCAAGCAGCAACGAAGACTCCAGCGAAAGGCACCGGTTCAGCACCGCAGACCGCCCCCGAGCCTTCCGATGACCAAAAACTCGCTGGTCATGCGCTCGGGATTCTGAAGACGCATTGTTATCGCTGTCACGGAGAAGACGGCGCGGACGAAGGTGGATTTGACTTTGTCCATGACCGAGAAAAGCTGGTTGCGGCGGGATACTTGCTTCCCAAAGACGCCGCGCGATCACCGCTATTTGATCGAATGGTTTCGTCTGATTCACCGATGCCACCCAAGGGCGAATCACCCAGGCCATCAGCGGATGAGATTGACGTCGTGCGTGCATGGATCGCCGAAGGGGCCACAGCAACTTCGACCATGCCGACGAGTGAATTCGTCACCAACGGACTACTTTATCGTCTTGTCTCGCAAGACTTAATGAAGTTACCCAGCGAAGACCGCGGCCATGCTCGATACTTTTCCACGACTCATTTGTACAACCTGGGCGTGTCTGATGAAGAGTTAGCAACATACATGACTGCATTGGCAAAGCTGCTCAATAGCCTTTCGTGGAATCGAGAGTTGGCTGGTCTTCATCCCGTCAGCGGTCAACCTCATTTGTTCCGTATCGATCTTCGTGACTTGAAATGGTCCGGAAAAGTTTGGCAACAAATCCTGGACCATTATCCGCATGGACTGGTCGACGCCTCTCGTGATGCACTGCGGGTGCGGATGGAGACGTCCTGCGAAGTTCCAATTGTTCGCGCGGACTGGTTTGTTGCTTCTGCGTCACGACCGCCGCTATACCACACCTTGGCTCAAATCCCATCCACGGACGAACGCTTAGAGGCACTGCTGCGGGTCGATGTCGACGAGAACATTAAAGCACAGAAGGTCGTTCGGTTGGGTTTTGCGAGATCTGGGGTCTCGCAAAACAACCGTCTTTTGGAACGTCATGAATCCATCTTTGGAGCCTACTGGAAGAGCTATGACTTTGCGGGCAACACCGACCGCAAGAACTTGTTCGATCATCCCTTGGGACCAGGGAAAATTTCAAACAGCTTTGAACACGACGGAGGCGAGATCATTTTCCAACTGCCCAACGGCTTGCTCGCGTTCATGCTGACGGATGCAGAAGGACGTCGCATTGACCGAGGCCCAATCGAAATCGTCAGCGATCCCAAACAGCCCGATCGGAGGGTCGTCAACGGGGTTTCCTGCATGTCCTGCCACTACGGCGGATTCATTCAGAAATCGGATGAAATCCGCAGGCACGTGGTCGCGAATGTCTCCGCCTATCGAAATACCGACGAAATTCTCGGGCTGTATCCGGAGGACGAGACAGCAAAGCAATTAATTGAGAAAGATACTCTTGGCTACTTGCAGGCTTTGAGATCAGATCAAATCGGAATTGATAATCCTACACGAACCGGAGAACCGATCGTCTTGATTGCCAATCGATATCAAAACGAGTTGGATCTCAAGCAGGCCGCTGCGGAGATGGGGATGGGCTCGCATGCTTTGCTTGCCGAATTGAAAAGGCTGAATGATACAGTGGTTGATCGTACCTTCGGTGCGCTCAAGATCCGTGGCGGTGTCATCAAACGGGAGATCTTTGACAAAGCCTTTTTGGGCTTGGCCGAACGGATCAATCTCGGACAACGAGCCGCATCGACGGGCAATGCCATCGCCAAAACCGACCAGCGGCCTTTGTCACCAGAACGCACGGCTCGCCCGCGATCCAGTAATTCCACTGCACCGCGAACTGGCAATGTACCAGCGGCCGCACAGGAGGCCCTGCGGGCTGGGATCGCAGCGATCGGACGTGGACATTGGCAAGCTGCAGATGACGAATTCAGGATCGCGTTGCGTCACTCTGCGAACAACCAAGTCTTTCAAGCCCGCGTCTATGAACAGGCGATCCAAGTTTACGAACGTGGCGAAGCGCTAGAGCCGTTGTTGACGGCGCATCAGTTTTTACTCGATTCGTGCACCAATACGGCTGAAATCGAGCAGGCGAAAGTCAACCTGTTCAATTCGCTGTTTCGTTTTGCCCGCAAGTCTTCGGTAAGTTGGCTTCGGCAAACCAATGTGACAGAAATCCAATGGGGAACTGAACCACTGCCGACATCGATTTCCAACTCGCTTGCTGCGGTATTCGAACGGCAACTTCAGCAGACACCTCATCATGAACCCGCATTACGTGTGATGCTGACCTACTGGACCCGTGTGCGAAATGACCAGAGCAAGCAGTTTGAGATACTGAAACTGCTGGACGAGACACTGGCTAAGAGGGACGAGAAAATTGGAGGCATGGAGCGTTTCAACTACGCTCACTATCACGCGACTTCGGGAGATGCTGCCAAGGGTGCAGAACTGTATTCGGAAATCGCTCGCGAATTCGGTGGGCGTGCTGCCGGCGATGCTCGGGTGAATGAAGCGCAGGCTTGGATCCGCTGCAACGAAGTGGACAAAGCGGCAACGGCGCTAAGCCTAGCACAACGGCACTTTGAGGGTGGCGAAGTCGGAGCAGCCTATTCGCTGGAGAAGATTGGTGATTTGTTTGTGTCCATCGACCGGCAGGCTCTTGCCGTTGGAGCATTTCGTGCTGCACTTCGACTGGAAAAATCGCCTATTCAAATCGAAAAGCTGCAACAGAAAGCAGCGGCTTCGCTCTCTGGTTCGAGCGGTCCAATGGCTTCGGCTGGAACAGGTTCGATGCCGGCAGATGATCTGCTGGATCCCCGACGCGTCTACCGAGTCAAAGCGCAGCAAAGCGAGCAGTCTGCAATGCAATCTCCGACTTCTGCGGTCTATCAACTGATCCAAGCAGCAGAGAGTTGGGTGCAGGCCGAGTCGCCTGACGATGCGACTCGCGTATTGAAGAAGGCGACTTCTCGCCTTCGCGTCGAATCAAACGGTGGGCGGGACTACGAGCACAAGCAAATCGCCCAACTTTACACACTTCTGGATCAGCCAGAGGAGGCCGTCACTCACTGGGCCGAGGCGATCAAACGTTGCAAGTCAACGCACACCATCGCGGAATTCCAGGGTTATGTCGATGCGCTGCTGGCGAAGCATCCTGGTATGGCAGTAGCCGAACCTCTGAAAGGCTACATTGATCCCAACTACGGTTTCCGAATGTCGGCAACAGAACTCGAAGCGCGTCCGTCTGGTGATTCTAGCTCGCGTGCGACCAATTTGGTGCAAGCGGCGGGAAAGTGGAGTGAAGCTGGCGACGTGCAGGAAGTCCGCCGCGTTGGTGCACTTGCCGTGACTGAGATTCGAAAGATTAGTTCGAATTCGTCGCACCACCCCGGCGAACGCCTCTACGCAACACTAGCAGATAGCTTGCAGAAGGTCGACTTATTCAACGAAGCCGTCTACTGCTACCTGGGGGCAATCCAACTAGCGAAACGGGATGATGATGCCGTGAAGTATCACCAACAGATGAAAAGGGTATGCGAAGAGAACGAGTTGTCCGTCCCAGTCATACCGCAGGAATTCGCTCAAAAGCTTGATCCGTTGAATCGCTATCGGGTATCCGCGGCCGAGAAGGAACAAAAGGCAAAAGAATCCAGTAGTGAATCGATGCAACTTCACTACTGGATGCAAGCCAGCAACGATTGGCTAAAAGCTGACGAAAGGGAACTCGCGTCGCATGCGGCCGATCAACACTTGGAACTGTTGAATCGCAAAGGAAACGTTTCCGATAACACCTATCGAAACTTGGCAGAACACTACGAAAAGATCGGCGACGACCAGCGTGCGATCAAAACCTACGAACGTGCGTTAGAGGTTTCGAAAAGCGACTACCAAAAGAAGAGCTTGCAAGAGAAGATCAACGCCCTGCGTTAA
- a CDS encoding cytidine deaminase-like fold-containing protein, with protein MGIPAATTDDAFTLSRLDIDGHSFFGINGGVANSDDAARTLQKLAAELGHKGPTFQLLRHAEGDVLLQGFNRGNGQGKSATLYVDNLFVCQGCKSGLNNMRRLLGLEKLTVIDRAGNVLVWPR; from the coding sequence TTGGGTATACCTGCGGCGACTACGGATGACGCATTCACGTTAAGTAGGCTCGACATTGATGGTCATTCTTTCTTCGGAATTAACGGAGGCGTTGCAAACTCCGATGATGCGGCACGGACGCTGCAGAAGCTGGCAGCAGAGCTTGGGCACAAGGGCCCGACATTTCAGCTTCTCCGCCATGCCGAAGGTGATGTACTCCTCCAAGGGTTTAATAGAGGGAATGGTCAGGGAAAGAGCGCAACCTTGTACGTTGACAATCTTTTCGTCTGCCAAGGCTGTAAATCTGGGCTGAACAACATGCGGCGACTTCTCGGTTTGGAGAAATTAACAGTGATTGATCGGGCTGGGAATGTTCTGGTATGGCCAAGGTAG